In Mercurialis annua linkage group LG5, ddMerAnnu1.2, whole genome shotgun sequence, a single genomic region encodes these proteins:
- the LOC126681839 gene encoding putative E3 ubiquitin-protein ligase SINA-like 6, with protein sequence MDPSSSSFNVVQNRSDNSVASFDVDLLDCSICFEPFKFPITQCENGHTTCSLCTNRLEKCPYCELTIGVMRNFALEKLIESVKFYCRYKGNGCTEIMSHDNKIQHEIICSFVDCSCPISNCNVTGSSDSVYGHSKMVHNNSVTNFDFDSTFESFGNVLSLCRIGPSSSSRCKYEIEIRVGQSSIKFESSAENIQSIEGYNGSTFGLSLDTKNTFVSDCFTIIHLTVSSDAAMILEDDSDEEMYNHN encoded by the exons atggATCCTTCAAGTTCTAGTTTCAATGTTGTTCAAAATCGGTCTGATAATAGTGTAGCTTCATTTGATGTTGATTTACTGGATTGCTCTATTTGCTTCGAGCCTTTCAAATTTCCTATTACACag tgtGAAAATGGTCATACTACTTGCTCTTTGTGCACCAACAGACTTGAGAAATGTCCTTATTGTGAATTAACTATTGGGGTTATGCGGAATTTTGCACTTGAAAAACTCATTGAGTCAGTAAAATTTTACTGTCGATACAAGGGTAATGGTTGCACTGAAATTATGAGTCATGACAACAAAATACAGCATGAAATTATTTGTTCATTTGTTGATTGTTCATGCCCTATTTCAAATTGCAATGTCACTGGTTCATCTGACTCTGTTTATGGTCATTCTAAAATGGTGCATAATAATTCTGTTACTAACTTTGATTTTGATAGCACTTTTG AATCTTTTGGAAATGTGTTGTCTTTATGCCGAATTGGACCGTCTTCAAGTAGCAGATGCAAATATGAAATTGAAATACGAGTTGGACAATCAAGCATCAAGTTTGAAAGTTCTGCTGAAAATATCCAATCTATTGAAGGTTATAATGGATCCACATTTGGGCTATCTCTTGATACAAAAAATACTTTTGTTTCTGACTGCTTCACAATAATTCATCTCACTGTGTCTTCTGATGCTGCAATGATTCTAGAAGACGATTCAGATGAAGAGATGTACAATCACAATTAA
- the LOC126681840 gene encoding uncharacterized protein LOC126681840 produces the protein MDTTKIIVLIQYNGHCNDDKEYRDFKIKGASIDKNCNYKALLDMVKKLLKLEDSDYKIEIRYQVKNHLPEITIDDDQALSFYFDLKQTESDNTMFPICVDYQDISEQNSYYSIGHKLADYEISEELNFKNFLKCGKKDARYRFTYSKARYIEMREGQMFKDKEILKEVIAICAIKEHFQYKVYKSCKLVYIIKCITEDFLWKMRASKSVRSEVFVIKKYHNHHNCTIESRLTKNNKAKSKAVGNIIKHKLLDIKNDYKPNDIINDMRAEYGLNMGYQQAWRSRAKARESIAGKPIDSYSLLPSLMYMIMTKNPGSSIELESRNGRFLYIFMALHASIAGWKYCRPVIVVDGTFLSSCSKGMLLSAVTQDGCGKKFPLAYCIVDSENNQSWEWFFHRMRDCFRTREELCIVSDRHDSISRAIKIAYPEAFHRICIYHLLNNVRGKFRKDSENFRIHFISAVKAYTEEKFKFHMTQLDNIDAGIRKYLTDVGFDKWARTEANHNKYCTMTSNIVESMNDVNKAARSLHVCALLELLRATIQDWHHKYRTLAKSTTSILTRKADENLKKNYIASLPLKVVPLNDFDHDVHDMEIIYTVNIEKKTCTCRRFQLDGIPYIHAVAVFRFLKCDPIQYCSTYFLNETMMKTYSQTIYSIGIPSSGTVPDFVKEINILPPEKKQKAGRPKKTRYKSYREKLSTNTCSKCKKNGHNKKTCIAVAAIFH, from the exons ATGGATACaacaaaaattatagttttgatTCAGTATAATGGTCATTGTAATGATGATAAGGAATATAGAGATTTCAAAATCAAAGGAGCTTCAATTGACAAAAATTGCAATTATAAAGCATTGTTAGATATGGTGAAAAAACTACTGAAGCTTGAAGATTCTGATTATAAAATCGAAATACGATATCAA GTCAAGAATCATTTACCAGAAATTACAATAGATGATGATCAAGCTCTGTCATTCTATttcgatttaaaacaaacagaAAGTGATAACACAATGTTTCCAATTTGTGTTGATTATCAAGATATATCTGAACAAAATTCTTACTACTCAATTGGACATAAATTAGCTGATTATGAAATTTCTGAAGAACTAAATTTTAAGAATTTCTTAAAATGTGGTAAAAAAGATGCAAGATATCGATTCACATATTCAA AGGCAAGATACATTGAAATGAGAGAAGGACAAATGTTCAAGGATAAAGAAATATTAAAAGAGGTAATTGCAATTTGTGCAATTAAAGAGCATTTTCAGTATAAAGTGTATAAATCATGCAAGCTTGTATACATCATCAAGTGCATTACTGAAGATTTCTTATGGAAAATGAGAGCTTCTAAGTCAGTACGATCAGaagtttttgttataaaaaagtATCATAATCATCACAACTGTACGATTGAATCAAGATTGACAAAAAATAACAAAGCAAAGTCAAAAGCAGTTGGCAATATAATCAAACACAAACTGCTTGATATAAAGAATGATTATAAACCAAATGATATCATAAATGATATGAGAGCTGAGTATGGTTTAAATATGGGTTATCAACAAGCTTGGAGATCAAGGGCTAAAGCAAGGGAGAGCATAGCTGGAAAACCAATTGATTCATACAGTTTACTACCAAGTCTTATGTATATGATAATGACGAAGAATCCAGGCTCGTCTATAGAGCTAGAAAGTAGAAATGGAAGATTTCTTTACATTTTCATGGCGCTACATGCTTCTATTGCTGGTTGGAAATACTGCAGACCTGTTATAGTAGTCGATGGAACTTTCTTAAGTTCATGTTCAAAAGGAATGCTTTTATCTGCAGTAACTCAAGATGGTTGTGGTAAAAAATTTCCATTAGCTTACTGCATAGTTGATTCAGAAAATAACCAGTCATGGGAATGGTTCTTCCATAGGATGAGAGACTGTTTTAGAACAAGAGAGGAATTATGTATTGTTTCTGACAGACATGATAGTATTAGCAGAGCAATTAAAATTGCGTATCCTGAAGCATTTCATAGGATATGCATTTATCATTTGCTGAACAATGTTAGAGGAAAATTCAGAAAAGATTCTGAAAACTTTCGCATTCATTTCATTTCAGCTGTTAAGGCATACACAGAAGAAAAATTCAAGTTCCACATGACACAGCTTGATAATATTGATGCAGGGATAAGGAAATATCTTACTGATGTTGGATTTGATAAATGGGCCAGAACTGAGGCAAATCACAACAAATATTGCACAATGACTTCAAATATTGTTGAATCAATGAATGATGTTAACAAGGCAGCAAGGAGTCTACATGTGTGTGCATTGCTTGAATTATTGCGTGCTACCATACAAGATTGGCATCACAAATATAGGACGCTGGCAAAGTCAACAACATCAATCTTAACAAGGAAAGCAGATGAAAATCTAAAGAAAAATTACATTGCCTCGCTGCCATTAAAG GTTGTCCCTCTTAATGATTTTGATCACGATGTGCATGATATGGAGATTATTTACACAGTTAACATAGAAAAAAAGACATGTACGTGTAGAAGATTTCAACTTGATGGGATTCCCTACATTCATGCTGTAGCAGTCTTCAGATTTTTGAAATGTGATCCAATTCAATATTGCTCAACATATTTCTTGAATGAAACAATGATGAAGACATACAGTCAGACTATCTACTCAATTGGAATTCCAAGTTCGGGGACTGTACCGGATTTTGTGAAAGAAATAAACATTTTACCAccagaaaagaaacaaaaagcaGGAAGGCCCAAGAAGACTAGATACAAATCCTATAGAGAAAAATTGTCTACTAACACATGCTCTAAATGTAAGAAAAATGGTCACAACAAGAAGACATGTATTGCTGTAGCAgcaatttttcattaa